In Melopsittacus undulatus isolate bMelUnd1 chromosome 6, bMelUnd1.mat.Z, whole genome shotgun sequence, the following proteins share a genomic window:
- the LOC101875447 gene encoding ADAMTS-like protein 2 isoform X4: MVQAQDGTSCKDRTYQGVCINGKCEPVGCDGSLYSPRTMDRCRVCGGDGSTCHRVSGSFRKAISQIGYVFITNIPAGATDILIIERRKTENILALADESGHFFFNGNSAIDNPQNFRVAGTVFKYRRPLSMNSDGLEYIIAHGPTNQSLNAMYYNFNGKMPHITYDYTVPRILPLQTAAPDIDRPLYHHLPETSQNYPIPANSRAAQDFNTTWLTLSPDTSEQLPLREGHEDLGLGHPHFFQSNSTSQAQDWGWEQGEEKKYDFQIRQIYPTNTAGEEEEAAAVGGETELALRFNQISISTAVPYSMRRSELSENSHIASSRLHLFRRLCHRDPHNTAFCRELQHLAARLASRNSTVGLWTETAARWPQGLHKVPAHKNSLEDLKVDALAGSQGEAANYSMMASVESPLLGASPTMDISQAEPLQAPGTESNEFDVSPVSHDDISLADMYRWKVSAYAPCSSTCTSAGISTSYAICVRYDGVEVDETYCDALTRPEPTHEFCTGRDCQPRWETSRWSECSRTCSEGYQYRTVRCWKMLAPGFDSSVYDDLCESAGLARPMERKACKNKACGPQWELSEWSECSARCGTQGMMKREVRCSVEAPLCDESQKPSSEKACTGPPCDRHWTASDWGPCSGSCGEGRMSRFIACRNLEGKVISNSQCDPVTKPLAVHPCGDKNCPAHWVEQEWDQCDASCGRGMKTRVVLCAGLENGVYREYPEKHCEASQKPEEQATCFRRPCATWFTTSWSQCSKTCGAGVRLREVKCYQGEALAQGCDPTSKPEARQTCHLQPCPTEAPEEDCEDKVTANCVLVLKVKLCSHWYYRKACCWSCRLRSP; this comes from the exons ATGGTCCAGGCACAGGATGGTACCTCCTGCAAGGACAGGACCTATCAAGGGGTCTGCATCAATGGGAAATGTGAG CCAGTTGGGTGTGATGGGAGCCTGTACTCACCCCGGACGATGGACAGATGCAGGGTGTGTGGAGGGGACGGCAGCACTTGCCATCGTGTCTCGGGCAGCTTCCGAAAGGCAATCTCACAGATAG GTTATGTGTTCATCACCAACATTCCAGCTGGTGCCACAGACATCCTTATCATTGAGcgcaggaaaacagaaaatatcctAG CACTTGCAGATGAATCTGGACATTTCTTCTTCAATGGTAACTCTGCCATTGACAACCCTCAGAACTTCAGGGTAGCTGGCACAGTCTTCAAGTACCGGCGGCCCTTGAGCATGAACTCAGATGGACTGGAGTATATCATAGCTCATGGACCCACTAACCAGTCTCTGAATGCCATG TACTACAACTTCAATGGGAAAATGCCACACATAACTTATGACTACACTGTACCACGGATACTGCCTCTCCAAACTGCAGCCCCTGATATAGACAGACCTCTCTATCACCACCTACCAGAGACCAGCCAGAACTATCCCATTCCAGCTAACTCCAGAGCTGCCCAGGACTTCAACACCACATGGCTCACTCTGTCGCCAGATACCAGTGAACAGCTTCCTCTAAGAGAAGGGCATGAAGATTTAGGCTTGGGTCACCCACACTTCTTCCAGAGCAACTCCACCAGTCAGGCTCAGGACTGGGGCTGGGAACAAGGTGAAGAGAAGAAGTATGACTTCCAGATAAGACAGATCTatcccacaaacacagcaggagaggaggaggaagcagcagcagttggtGGAGAAACAGAGTTGG ctcttagGTTCAATCAGATTTCCATCAGCACAGCTGTGCCCTACAGCATGAGGAGATCTGAGCTCTCAGAGAACAGCCACATAGCATCCTCCAGGCTTCATCTCTTCAGGCGCCTGTGTCACCGAGACCCACACAACACTGCCTTCTGTAGGGAGTTGCAGCACCTGGCTGCCCGGCTGGCCTCAAGGAACTCCACAGTAGGACTATGGACTGAGACAGCTGCTCGGTGGCCACAGGGCCTCCACAAAGTTCCGGCCCATAAGAACTCACTGGAAGACTTGAAGGTGGATGCACTTGCTGGGAGTCAGGGGGAAGCAGCCAACTACAGCATGATGGCATCTGTGGAGAGCCCTCTGCTAGGTGCCAGCCCAACCATGGACATCAGCCAAGCAGAGCCCTTGCAAGCTCCTGGCACTGAAAG CAATGAGTTTGATGTGAGCCCTGTGAGCCATGATGACATAAGCTTGGCTGACATGTATCGGTGGAAGGTCTCAGCTTATGCCCCCTGCAGCTCCACATGCACTTCAG CAGGTATCAGTACCTCTTACGCGATATGTGTCCGGTATGATGGAGTGGAAGTGGATGAAACATACTGTGATGCCCTAACACGACCAGAACCTACTCATGAATTTTGCACAGGGAGAGATTGCCAGCCTAG GTGGGAGACCAGCCGGTGGAGCGAGTGCTCCAGAACCTGCAGTGAGGGCTATCAATACCGCACTGTGCGCTGCTGGAAGATGTTGGCTCCAGGCTTCGACAGCTCTGTTTATGATGACCTCTGTGAGTCAGCTGGGCTGGCCAGGCCCATGGAGAGGAAAGCCTGCAAGAACAAGGCCTGTGGGCCTCAGTGGGAGCTCTCTGAGTGGTCTGAG TGTTCAGCCCGGTGTGGCACTCAGGGGATGATGAAACGGGAGGTGCGCTGCTCAGTGGAAGCACCCCTCTGTGATGAGTCCCAGAAGCCCAGCAGCGAGAAGGCTTGCACAGGCCCACCCTGCGACCGCCACTGGACTGCATCGGATTGGGGCCCG TGCTCAGGTTCGTGTGGTGAGGGACGCATGAGCCGCTTCATCGCATGTCGTAACCTGGAGGGCAAAGTGATCTCCAACTCACAGTGTGACCCAGTCACGAAGCCCCTGGCTGTCCATCCATGTGGAGACAAGAACTGCCCTGCACATTGGGTGGAGCAGGAGTGGGACCAG TGTGATGCCAGCTGTGGGCGAGGGATGAAGACCCGAGTTGTCTTGTGTGCGGGCCTGGAGAATGGAGTGTACAGGGAGTACCCTGAGAAGCACTGTGAAGCTTCTCAGAAACCAGAGGAACAAGCTACCTGTTTCAGGAGGCCATGTGCTACATGGTTCACTACTTCATGGTCTCAG TGCAGCAAGACATGTGGTGCTGGTGTGCGACTGCGTGAGGTAAAGTGTTACCAAGGGGAAGCATTGGCTCAGGGCTGTGACCCTACTTCCAAACCAGAAGCTAGGCAGACATGCCATCTCCAGCCGTGCCCCACAGAGGCACCAG AAGAGGACTGTGAAGATAAAGTGACAGCCAACtgtgtgctggtgctgaaggTGAAGCTGTGCTCTCACTGGTACTACAGGAAGGCTTGCTGCTGGTCATGTCGGCTCAGATCACCCTGA